DNA sequence from the Vicinamibacterales bacterium genome:
CGCGTCACGGCAGCGCCCGCTCTCCATCAGCACGTATCCAAGACGCAGGCTGGCCTGCGGATTCGCCGGATCGGCGCGGAGAATCTCGCGCAAGGCTCCCTCGAGCGCGGATCCCTGCAGCTCCCCCGAGGCGACGCGGGCGATCTGCGCCGCGAGCTCGCGCCGGTCCTTCGGATCGGGCCGCTCGCCGCCGCCGTCGCCGCGCCCTCCGGCATAGCCGAGCGCCTGCAGCCGCGCCCTGGCTTCGCGATCCTCCGGCGCGCTGCGCGCCGGCAGCGCCGCGCCCGAGATCGCCTCGACCTGACGGGCGAGATCGGCGGCCGCCGTCGGCTGCGACGAGATCACGTTCTGCGTCTCGCCGGGATCCCGCTGCACGTCATAGAGCTCCGGCTTCGGCGCCGCGATGTACTTCCACCGCCCGCGCCGCATGGCGCGCAGCGGCGCCCAGCCGAAGTCCAGCATCGGCGCGAACGACTCCGCGTACAACGCGCGGTCGCCGGACGTGACCGGCACGAAGCTCCCCCCTTCGGGCCGGAGAATCGCCTGCCCATCGGCGTCGAACGGCCCCAGCCCGGCGATCGCCGCGATCGTCGGCGCGACGTCCACGATCGACACCGGATCCGCACTCGCCTGGCCGCCTGCGATCCCCGCGCCGCTGAAGACGAGTGGAATGCGCAGCGTCGTGTCGTACGTGAACACGCTGTGGCTCACCTCGCCGTGTTCTCCGAACGCCTCGCCGTGGTCTCCGGCGACGACGAACAGCGTCCGTGCGCGATCGAACCCGAGCCCCGTCAGCAGGCGCGCGATCTGCGCGTCCGCTTCGGCGATGTCCGCGTCATACCGCGCCAGCGCGGTGCCGCCTGCGCCCGGACGCCCATAGGGCGCGTGCGGCTCGAACAGGTGGACCCACAGGAAGATCCGCTCGGATCGCTTTCCCGCGACCCAGGCCAGCGCGTCGTCGACGACCGCGCGTCCGGGCCGATCGTTGGCGATCCGGCCGCGATCGTCGCGCGGCATCTGGTCGCCGTAGTGCGCGAACCCCTTGATCAGTCCGAACCGCCGATCGAGCGGGAATGCGCCGACGAATCCCCCGGTGGCGTACCCGGCGCGCGCGAACGCGTCCGCCAGCGTCCGCGGCTCGAGACTGACGCGCATCCCGTTGTGCCGGCCGCCGTGCCCGGGGGGATAGCGGCCGGTCATGAGGCTGGCGTGCGAGGTCAGCGTGATTGGCGCCGTGGCGTAGGCGCGATCGAAGCGCGCGCCCTCCCGCGCGAGGGCGTCGATCGCCGGCGTCCGCGCCGCGCCGCCGTAGGCGCCGACGCGA
Encoded proteins:
- a CDS encoding sulfatase-like hydrolase/transferase, with the protein product MSGIVRPFIVTLLAALASGCTAEPAPPAAPPARRHVVLITIDTLRADRVGAYGGAARTPAIDALAREGARFDRAYATAPITLTSHASLMTGRYPPGHGGRHNGMRVSLEPRTLADAFARAGYATGGFVGAFPLDRRFGLIKGFAHYGDQMPRDDRGRIANDRPGRAVVDDALAWVAGKRSERIFLWVHLFEPHAPYGRPGAGGTALARYDADIAEADAQIARLLTGLGFDRARTLFVVAGDHGEAFGEHGEVSHSVFTYDTTLRIPLVFSGAGIAGGQASADPVSIVDVAPTIAAIAGLGPFDADGQAILRPEGGSFVPVTSGDRALYAESFAPMLDFGWAPLRAMRRGRWKYIAAPKPELYDVQRDPGETQNVISSQPTAAADLARQVEAISGAALPARSAPEDREARARLQALGYAGGRGDGGGERPDPKDRRELAAQIARVASGELQGSALEGALREILRADPANPQASLRLGYVLMESGRCRDAIPRFNAAIGAGVPGADAYLGLAGCQTAAKNLVAATRTLTAAQAIEPENAVVSANLGLVLSDSGQPGAAIPHLQRALSLDPDLHQGRFGLALAYARAGRRAEAERETRELLRRLPPTAPQRPEVERLLASLR